Proteins encoded within one genomic window of Nitrospina gracilis 3/211:
- a CDS encoding glycosyltransferase produces MPADPLLSVVIPCLNEESRLASTLEKLTAFLRSKDYRWQVLIVDDGSTDRTAEVPARYMTAEECVVLKNDGNRGKGYSVRRGVLESAGEFVLISDADLSTPIQEWDRFLPHLEAGCDVVIGSRSLPDSNVVKRQAWYRQGMGRIFNRIIRFLVIDDFVDTQCGFKAFRKSTGAQLFKKCGSTISASMSRCCFWRRRRD; encoded by the coding sequence ATGCCTGCCGATCCCTTGTTGTCCGTGGTCATTCCGTGTCTGAATGAGGAAAGTCGCCTGGCGTCCACGCTCGAGAAACTGACCGCATTTCTGAGATCCAAAGACTACCGCTGGCAGGTGCTCATCGTGGACGATGGCAGTACCGACCGCACGGCGGAGGTTCCGGCGCGCTACATGACGGCGGAGGAGTGCGTGGTGCTGAAAAACGACGGCAACCGCGGCAAGGGGTACTCCGTGCGGCGCGGCGTGCTGGAGTCGGCGGGGGAGTTTGTGCTGATCTCCGACGCGGATCTTTCCACGCCGATTCAGGAATGGGACCGCTTTCTGCCGCACCTGGAGGCGGGGTGCGATGTGGTCATCGGCTCGCGCTCGTTGCCGGACTCCAACGTGGTCAAGCGTCAGGCGTGGTACCGGCAGGGCATGGGACGCATCTTTAACCGGATCATCCGCTTTCTGGTGATCGACGATTTCGTCGATACCCAGTGCGGCTTCAAGGCCTTCCGCAAAAGTACGGGCGCGCAGTTATTCAAAAAATGCGGATCGACCATTTCTGCTTCGATGTCGAGATGCTGTTTTTGGCGAAGAAGGCGGGATTGA
- a CDS encoding HmuY family protein has product MKTEVIPESHLLKSRVVVVDARDEQTWRYYDFSRGGPVEIHDRSSLEWDLAFRRGKIISNGGMTNKIGKAGLMDMGEVSYDAVEEVPLDREFIQDKATQTEPENPVLAQWYKYNYITHKLTARKNIYILRTAEGNYAKIQFQNFYCADKQPGCIQMKYAYQPNGSPNFLKNSGSFSTTSVLETPKM; this is encoded by the coding sequence TTGAAAACCGAAGTGATTCCGGAAAGCCACCTGCTGAAATCCCGCGTGGTGGTGGTGGACGCACGGGACGAACAGACCTGGCGGTATTACGATTTTTCGCGCGGCGGCCCGGTGGAAATCCATGACCGGTCCTCACTCGAATGGGACCTCGCCTTCCGCCGCGGCAAGATCATCTCCAATGGCGGAATGACCAACAAGATCGGCAAAGCAGGCCTGATGGACATGGGTGAAGTGAGCTACGATGCCGTGGAAGAAGTGCCTTTGGACCGCGAATTCATCCAGGACAAGGCCACCCAAACCGAACCCGAAAACCCGGTGCTTGCACAGTGGTACAAGTACAACTACATCACGCACAAGCTGACCGCGCGCAAGAACATATACATCCTGCGCACTGCGGAGGGCAACTACGCCAAGATTCAGTTTCAGAACTTTTACTGTGCGGACAAACAGCCGGGGTGCATCCAGATGAAATACGCCTACCAGCCGAACGGTTCCCCCAATTTCCTGAAAAATTCAGGATCCTTTTCCACCACTTCCGTGCTGGAAACCCCGAAAATGTAA
- a CDS encoding glutamine--tRNA ligase/YqeY domain fusion protein: MNESRNPSDTSEESTQPSHFVRRHIQEDNASGRFGGKVVTRFPPEPNGFLHIGHAKSVCLNFGMALEFGGHCNLRFDDTNPIKEEAAYVESIKEDVRWLGFDWGDKEYFASDNFQQLYDWAVQLIESGKAYVDDLNADQIREYRGTLSEPGKDSPHRNRTVEENLDLFERMKNGEFDTGAKVLRAKIDMASGNLNLRDPVLYRILKAPHHRTGDAWCIYPMYDWAHGQSDSIEGVTHSICTLEFEDHRPLYDWCLDALGVFHPRQIEFARLNLTHTVLSKRKLLQLVKEGYVDGWDDPRMPTVSGLRRRGYTPESIRDFCERIGVAKSNSTVELGLLEFCIREHLNMIATRVMAVLHPLKVVITNYPEGQVEDLQAENNPEDATAGHRTVPFSRELYIEQEDFMEIPPKKFFRLAPGREVRLKHAYIIKCEEVVKNDQGQVVELRCTYDPETKSGQTPDGRKVKGTLHWVSAPHAYDAEVRLYNHLFVNEDPDDIEIPASINPDSLEVLTDCKLEPSLKEAKLGDRFQFLRMGYFVTDSKYSKPGQPVFNRTVPLRDTWAKIQKKG; the protein is encoded by the coding sequence ATGAACGAATCCCGAAATCCATCCGACACGTCCGAAGAATCCACCCAGCCGTCGCACTTTGTGCGGCGTCACATCCAGGAAGACAACGCCAGCGGCCGCTTCGGCGGCAAAGTCGTCACCCGCTTCCCGCCGGAACCCAACGGCTTCCTGCATATCGGCCACGCCAAAAGCGTGTGCCTGAACTTCGGCATGGCGCTGGAGTTTGGCGGCCACTGCAACCTGCGCTTCGACGACACCAACCCCATTAAAGAAGAAGCGGCCTACGTCGAATCGATCAAGGAGGATGTGCGCTGGCTGGGTTTCGACTGGGGCGATAAGGAATACTTCGCGTCCGACAACTTCCAGCAGTTGTACGACTGGGCGGTGCAGTTGATCGAATCGGGCAAGGCGTATGTCGATGATCTCAACGCCGACCAGATCCGCGAGTACCGCGGCACGCTCAGCGAACCGGGTAAGGACAGTCCGCACCGCAACCGCACGGTCGAGGAAAACCTCGACCTGTTCGAACGCATGAAAAACGGCGAGTTCGACACCGGCGCAAAAGTCCTGCGGGCGAAGATCGACATGGCGTCGGGCAACCTCAACCTGCGCGACCCGGTGCTGTACCGCATCCTGAAAGCGCCGCACCACCGCACCGGCGACGCGTGGTGCATTTATCCCATGTACGACTGGGCGCACGGGCAGTCGGACTCCATCGAGGGCGTCACGCATTCCATCTGCACGCTGGAGTTCGAGGACCATCGTCCGCTGTACGACTGGTGCCTCGACGCGCTGGGCGTGTTTCATCCGCGGCAGATCGAATTCGCCAGGCTCAACCTCACACACACCGTGCTGTCCAAACGCAAACTCCTTCAACTGGTGAAGGAGGGGTACGTCGATGGCTGGGACGATCCGCGCATGCCGACGGTGAGCGGACTCAGGCGGCGCGGCTACACGCCGGAGTCGATCCGCGATTTTTGCGAGCGCATCGGCGTCGCCAAATCCAACAGCACCGTGGAGCTGGGCCTGCTCGAGTTCTGCATCCGCGAACATTTGAACATGATCGCCACGCGCGTCATGGCCGTCCTGCATCCGCTGAAAGTTGTCATCACCAATTACCCGGAAGGGCAGGTGGAGGATTTGCAGGCGGAGAACAACCCGGAAGACGCGACAGCGGGACACCGCACGGTGCCATTCAGCCGCGAGTTGTACATTGAGCAGGAAGACTTCATGGAAATCCCGCCGAAAAAATTCTTCCGTCTCGCGCCGGGCCGCGAGGTGCGCCTCAAGCACGCCTACATCATCAAGTGCGAGGAGGTGGTGAAGAACGACCAGGGCCAGGTGGTGGAGCTGCGCTGTACGTACGATCCGGAGACGAAGTCCGGCCAGACCCCCGACGGCCGCAAGGTGAAGGGGACTTTGCACTGGGTCTCCGCACCGCACGCGTACGACGCCGAGGTGCGGCTGTACAACCATTTGTTTGTGAACGAAGACCCCGACGATATCGAGATTCCCGCAAGCATCAACCCCGATTCCCTGGAAGTGTTGACCGATTGCAAGTTGGAACCGAGCTTGAAAGAAGCGAAGCTTGGCGACCGCTTCCAGTTTTTACGCATGGGGTACTTCGTGACGGACAGCAAATACTCGAAACCCGGCCAACCCGTCTTCAACCGCACCGTCCCCCTCCGCGACACCTGGGCGAAGATTCAGAAGAAGGGGTAG
- a CDS encoding ABC transporter ATP-binding protein, protein MKPFLLRVENATVYRGDNEVLKEINWTQHEGENWAVVGNNGCGKTTLMKLLFGEILPIDGGQVHWFNSTTWRGLFEIRERVGFVSAEFQRQYDQNVTALQVVESGFFSSIGLWEDVRETQTRKAEAEMDHLGIRHLAPRRFLQLSYGEARRVLLARALVNRPDLLVLDEPCAGLDIPTREVFLETLSRRVRNRNLIYVTHHIEEILPAITHVLLLKDGRVFAQGKKHDILTGEAFSEALECQVSVQENGGRFWITGCRPHRKQ, encoded by the coding sequence ATGAAACCGTTCCTTCTCCGCGTCGAAAACGCCACCGTGTACCGCGGCGACAACGAGGTGTTAAAGGAAATCAACTGGACCCAGCACGAAGGCGAAAACTGGGCCGTGGTGGGCAACAACGGGTGCGGCAAAACCACGCTCATGAAACTGCTGTTCGGCGAAATTCTTCCGATCGACGGCGGACAGGTGCACTGGTTCAACAGCACAACGTGGCGCGGCCTGTTCGAAATCCGCGAGCGCGTCGGCTTCGTTTCCGCCGAATTCCAACGGCAGTACGATCAGAACGTGACCGCTTTGCAGGTGGTGGAATCGGGATTCTTTTCCAGCATCGGTTTGTGGGAGGATGTGCGCGAAACGCAGACACGCAAGGCGGAAGCGGAAATGGATCATCTGGGCATCCGTCACCTTGCGCCCCGGCGGTTCCTGCAATTGTCTTACGGCGAAGCGCGGCGGGTGCTCCTCGCTCGGGCCCTGGTCAACCGCCCCGACCTGCTGGTGCTGGACGAACCCTGTGCCGGGCTCGACATCCCGACGCGCGAAGTGTTTCTCGAGACCCTCTCCCGCCGCGTGCGCAACAGGAACCTCATCTACGTGACGCACCATATCGAGGAGATCCTGCCCGCCATCACGCACGTGCTTCTGCTCAAGGACGGACGCGTTTTCGCTCAGGGTAAGAAACACGACATCCTGACCGGTGAGGCGTTTTCAGAAGCGTTGGAATGCCAGGTGAGCGTACAGGAAAACGGCGGGCGGTTCTGGATCACGGGATGCCGGCCACACCGCAAGCAATAA
- a CDS encoding M18 family aminopeptidase → MTASASPHRPLAEALLEYIDASPTPYHAVAETVALLKASGFSELKEEDAWSPKPGARHYVVRNGTSIVAFVTGTRPPEETGFKIVGAHTDSPNLRLKPHPAYEKNGYGQLGVEVYGGVLLTTWTDRDLSLAGRVMVQRRQGPAEPRLVKFDRPLLRIPQLAIHLNRNVNDQGLVLNKQSHLPPVFMMAEKSQVTDKTLRQLVSKAVKCKPEEILSQDLMLFDTQPSSFAGAEEEFLFAPRLDNLASCHAALRALVDAPKKDASTRLVVFYDNEEVGSETAQGGGSPFLKDTLERLAMQSKQPREAFLRAVAKSLFISADMAHAVHPNYADQHDIRHMPLLNRGPVIKSNAGQRYATDGETGARFELLCKKAKVAVQKFVMRSDLACGSTIGPITAANLGIRTVDVGNPMLSMHSVREMAGAHDHADMVRVLKEFFRPE, encoded by the coding sequence ATGACAGCATCTGCAAGCCCCCACCGGCCGCTGGCTGAAGCGCTGTTGGAATACATCGATGCCAGCCCGACGCCCTACCACGCCGTTGCGGAAACCGTGGCGTTGCTCAAGGCCAGCGGGTTTTCCGAATTGAAGGAAGAGGACGCCTGGAGCCCGAAGCCGGGCGCGCGTCACTATGTCGTGCGGAACGGCACCTCCATCGTGGCCTTCGTGACGGGCACGCGGCCGCCGGAGGAGACGGGATTCAAAATCGTCGGCGCGCACACGGACAGCCCCAACCTGCGCCTCAAACCCCATCCTGCCTACGAAAAAAACGGATACGGCCAGCTGGGGGTGGAGGTGTACGGCGGCGTGTTGCTGACCACGTGGACCGACCGCGACCTGTCGCTGGCCGGACGCGTCATGGTGCAACGCAGGCAGGGTCCGGCGGAACCGCGCCTCGTGAAATTCGACCGGCCTCTTTTACGCATTCCGCAGTTGGCCATCCACCTCAACCGCAACGTCAACGACCAGGGGCTGGTGCTCAACAAGCAGTCGCACCTGCCGCCCGTTTTCATGATGGCGGAAAAATCGCAGGTCACAGACAAAACGCTCAGGCAGTTGGTGTCGAAGGCGGTGAAGTGCAAGCCGGAGGAGATCCTAAGCCAGGACCTCATGCTGTTCGACACGCAACCGTCGTCGTTTGCCGGAGCCGAAGAAGAGTTTCTGTTCGCGCCGCGTCTGGATAATCTCGCGTCCTGCCACGCGGCGTTGAGGGCGCTCGTGGACGCGCCGAAAAAAGACGCATCCACGCGGCTGGTGGTGTTTTACGACAATGAGGAAGTGGGAAGCGAAACCGCGCAGGGCGGCGGCTCGCCGTTTTTGAAAGACACGCTGGAGCGGCTGGCCATGCAGTCGAAACAGCCGCGCGAGGCGTTTCTGCGCGCGGTGGCGAAGTCGCTGTTCATCTCCGCCGACATGGCGCACGCGGTGCATCCCAACTACGCCGACCAGCACGACATCCGCCACATGCCGCTTCTCAACCGTGGTCCGGTGATCAAATCCAACGCCGGCCAGCGTTACGCCACCGACGGTGAAACCGGCGCGCGCTTCGAGTTGTTGTGCAAAAAAGCGAAGGTGGCGGTGCAGAAATTCGTGATGCGGTCGGACCTCGCCTGCGGCAGTACCATCGGCCCGATCACCGCGGCGAACCTGGGCATCCGCACCGTGGACGTGGGCAATCCCATGCTCTCCATGCACTCCGTGCGCGAGATGGCGGGCGCGCATGACCACGCGGATATGGTCCGCGTCCTCAAGGAATTTTTTCGTCCGGAATGA
- a CDS encoding (Fe-S)-binding protein: MDPITPGGIAPAWHPWVLASLTLVSLAVFTYALWPKWQALRRAQPENRFDRPLDRLWQTLKIAIAQSKMFKDRGAGWMHALIFWGFLVLLLRAAEFFLIGLFPLMEAPAFLDVPRGLYYAVKDGFVVLVTAACLYALYRRLVVKPKRLNLSGEGILILMLILLIMLSDMVYEGARRVLVPEEATPWAWLGAILAQAGLGGMDRAALIPVQAAGYWTHIVAILFFLDLLPRSKHFHVITSIPNVYFSNLNTGTNLHRMDFEDEERESFGVNVIEEFSWKKLLDLHTCTECGRCDVFCPALNSQKPLSPKQFTIDLRDHLNARTPELLKSEPSEGPAVMGGVILDETVWSCTTCGACEEECPVMIEYVNKMIDLRQGMVLMESRFPKELNDAFKSLESHSNPWGFPGTSRADWAKDLGVQEWDKNHPTEYLYFPGCNGAFDNRGKKVAESVVKTLQSAGVDFSILGNREGCTGDPARRLGNEYLFDMLATHNAETFKEEGVVKVITHCPHCFNSFKNEYPEYGVHLEVIHHSQLLADLVQNGKLKLEKADDKVVYHDSCYMGRHNKEYEAPRKVIEQTVASGSLMEVETSRERGTCCGAGGGRFLLEENTGTRVSHNRVDELMQTEPETIAVSCPFCVLMLEDALKAKNLNEKVRVRDISEMIAGGQ; this comes from the coding sequence ATGGACCCCATCACTCCGGGAGGCATCGCTCCCGCCTGGCACCCCTGGGTGCTGGCTTCGCTCACGCTCGTATCTCTCGCTGTGTTCACGTATGCCCTGTGGCCGAAGTGGCAGGCGCTCCGCCGGGCGCAACCGGAAAACCGCTTCGACCGGCCGCTCGACCGCCTGTGGCAAACGCTCAAGATCGCCATCGCGCAGTCGAAAATGTTCAAGGACCGGGGCGCGGGGTGGATGCACGCGCTCATTTTCTGGGGGTTCCTCGTCCTGCTTCTGCGCGCCGCCGAGTTTTTTCTCATCGGGTTGTTCCCGTTGATGGAGGCGCCGGCGTTTCTGGATGTGCCGCGCGGGTTGTACTACGCGGTGAAGGATGGGTTCGTGGTGCTGGTGACGGCGGCCTGCCTGTACGCTCTCTACCGGCGGCTGGTGGTGAAACCGAAACGGCTCAATTTGTCCGGGGAGGGCATCCTCATCCTGATGCTCATCCTGCTCATCATGCTGTCGGACATGGTGTATGAAGGCGCGCGGCGGGTGCTGGTGCCGGAGGAGGCGACGCCGTGGGCGTGGCTCGGCGCGATCCTCGCGCAGGCAGGGCTGGGCGGAATGGACCGCGCGGCGCTGATCCCCGTTCAGGCGGCGGGTTACTGGACGCACATCGTGGCGATCCTGTTCTTCCTCGATCTCCTGCCGCGTTCGAAACACTTTCACGTCATCACTTCCATCCCCAATGTGTATTTCTCCAACCTGAATACGGGCACCAACCTGCACCGCATGGATTTCGAGGATGAGGAACGCGAATCGTTCGGCGTCAACGTCATCGAGGAGTTTTCCTGGAAGAAACTGCTGGACCTGCACACCTGCACCGAGTGCGGCCGGTGCGATGTGTTCTGCCCGGCGCTCAACAGCCAGAAACCGTTGTCGCCGAAACAGTTCACCATCGACCTGCGCGATCACCTGAACGCGCGCACGCCGGAGCTGTTGAAATCGGAACCCTCGGAAGGCCCGGCGGTGATGGGCGGGGTGATCCTCGACGAGACGGTGTGGTCGTGCACCACCTGCGGCGCGTGCGAAGAGGAATGCCCGGTGATGATCGAGTACGTCAACAAGATGATCGACCTCAGGCAGGGCATGGTGCTGATGGAGTCGCGCTTCCCGAAGGAACTCAACGACGCGTTCAAGTCGCTGGAGTCGCACAGCAACCCGTGGGGATTCCCCGGCACCAGCCGCGCCGACTGGGCGAAGGACCTGGGCGTGCAGGAATGGGACAAGAACCATCCCACCGAGTACCTGTACTTTCCCGGATGCAACGGCGCGTTCGACAACCGCGGCAAAAAGGTGGCGGAGTCGGTGGTGAAAACCCTGCAATCCGCGGGGGTCGATTTCTCCATCCTCGGCAACCGCGAAGGGTGCACCGGCGACCCCGCCCGGCGGCTGGGTAACGAATACCTGTTCGACATGCTGGCCACGCACAACGCGGAGACGTTCAAGGAGGAAGGGGTGGTGAAGGTCATCACCCACTGCCCGCACTGCTTCAACTCGTTCAAGAACGAATACCCGGAATACGGCGTGCACCTGGAGGTGATCCACCACTCGCAACTGTTGGCCGACCTCGTGCAGAACGGCAAGCTGAAACTGGAGAAAGCCGACGACAAGGTCGTGTACCACGACTCGTGCTACATGGGGCGGCATAACAAGGAATACGAAGCGCCGCGTAAGGTGATCGAGCAGACGGTCGCGTCGGGGTCGCTGATGGAGGTGGAGACCAGCCGCGAGCGCGGCACCTGTTGCGGCGCGGGGGGCGGACGCTTCCTGCTCGAGGAAAACACCGGCACGCGCGTCAGCCACAACCGCGTCGATGAACTCATGCAGACCGAGCCCGAAACCATCGCCGTCTCCTGCCCGTTCTGCGTGCTCATGCTGGAAGACGCGCTCAAGGCGAAGAACCTGAACGAGAAGGTGCGCGTGCGCGACATCTCGGAGATGATCGCCGGAGGGCAGTGA
- a CDS encoding histidine phosphatase family protein, with the protein MTSLWLVIFLLKRIPVSSKSFIPSDPGTRKFKGEPGCRVYLIRHGEVANAHLICMNGHYDVELSKKGEQQMQEVAEALNPLPLKAVYSSDLTRTFTGARLIAEKHNLEPVAFPELRELSFGKWEGMSIKELTEKFPGEMEKRIKNTELFRADEGETFDELAARVVPRYKAIIEQHPNDVIAIMSHGGVNRTILSHLLGIPTVHLFRFAQEYAAINVIQYYPDQVVVELMNGSCRDIGPRPS; encoded by the coding sequence ATGACAAGCCTCTGGCTTGTCATTTTTTTATTGAAACGCATTCCCGTGTCCTCAAAAAGTTTCATACCCTCGGACCCCGGCACCCGCAAGTTCAAGGGCGAACCGGGGTGCCGCGTGTATCTCATCCGCCACGGCGAGGTGGCCAACGCGCATCTCATCTGCATGAACGGCCATTACGACGTTGAATTGTCGAAAAAGGGCGAACAGCAGATGCAGGAAGTCGCAGAAGCGCTGAACCCGCTTCCCCTGAAAGCCGTCTATTCCAGCGATCTGACGCGCACCTTCACCGGCGCGCGTCTCATCGCGGAAAAACATAATCTGGAACCCGTCGCCTTCCCCGAACTGCGCGAGTTGTCTTTCGGCAAATGGGAGGGCATGTCGATCAAGGAACTCACCGAAAAGTTTCCAGGCGAGATGGAAAAACGCATCAAAAACACGGAGCTGTTCCGCGCCGACGAAGGCGAAACCTTCGATGAGCTCGCGGCGCGCGTCGTGCCCCGCTACAAAGCCATTATCGAGCAACATCCAAACGACGTCATCGCCATCATGAGCCACGGCGGCGTCAACCGCACCATCCTGAGCCACCTTCTCGGCATCCCCACCGTTCACCTGTTCCGCTTCGCACAGGAATACGCCGCCATCAACGTCATCCAGTATTACCCCGATCAGGTCGTGGTCGAGTTGATGAACGGTTCATGCAGGGATATCGGTCCGCGTCCGTCATGA
- a CDS encoding NifU N-terminal domain-containing protein — protein sequence MLDTQNSQHEALMTLEVKAEVTRNPDLVTFRLNKTLIPPGTGLSFSGPEYAKDHPLANALFQIRGVKAVWILGNDVQVTKDENVRWGTMTSRIIETIKRIEG from the coding sequence ATGCTGGATACTCAAAACTCACAACACGAGGCACTCATGACGCTGGAAGTCAAAGCCGAAGTCACACGCAACCCGGACCTGGTGACCTTTCGTCTGAACAAAACCCTGATTCCGCCGGGCACCGGGCTGTCATTTTCCGGGCCGGAGTACGCGAAGGATCACCCGCTCGCCAACGCCCTGTTTCAGATTCGCGGCGTCAAGGCCGTCTGGATTCTGGGCAACGACGTTCAGGTAACGAAAGACGAAAACGTACGCTGGGGCACCATGACCTCCCGCATCATCGAGACCATCAAGCGCATCGAAGGCTGA
- a CDS encoding DUF420 domain-containing protein has protein sequence MKEALAKPGFLIATSTLGADLSYLLAVIFTVMFLFAWWQAKKGDGTRHHKLILVSMVSMVVYFIGYYYTRSLGVLSLEGKEGFGGPESIYNNVFIPILTTHLVLVTLGLILTPYMIIEGFRASKKVDGKWTLQTGVLKANPARFKRIYIWLLTIWAGLQVVLMAAGKSVGSMIAYFLIFLTIALVISIEKLVEKLLPEGDRRHRVLGRGTMVLFALILVTSTATYLLLYVFYPVRAA, from the coding sequence ATGAAGGAAGCTCTGGCAAAACCCGGATTCCTGATCGCCACCAGCACCCTGGGGGCCGACCTCAGTTACCTGCTCGCGGTCATCTTCACCGTCATGTTTCTTTTTGCCTGGTGGCAGGCCAAAAAAGGCGACGGCACCCGGCATCACAAGCTCATTCTCGTTTCAATGGTCTCCATGGTCGTGTACTTCATCGGCTACTACTACACCCGTTCGCTCGGCGTTTTGTCGCTGGAAGGCAAAGAAGGGTTCGGCGGACCGGAGAGCATTTACAACAACGTGTTCATTCCCATTCTCACCACGCACCTGGTTCTGGTGACCCTGGGGCTGATCCTGACTCCTTACATGATCATCGAGGGCTTCCGGGCGTCGAAAAAAGTGGACGGGAAGTGGACTTTGCAGACCGGGGTGCTGAAGGCGAACCCGGCACGCTTCAAACGAATTTACATCTGGCTGCTGACCATCTGGGCGGGTTTGCAGGTCGTATTGATGGCGGCAGGCAAGTCTGTAGGCTCGATGATCGCCTACTTCCTCATCTTCCTCACCATCGCGCTGGTGATCAGCATTGAAAAGTTGGTCGAAAAACTGCTTCCGGAGGGGGATCGGCGGCACCGCGTGCTGGGACGGGGAACCATGGTCCTGTTCGCTTTGATCCTGGTGACGAGCACCGCCACCTACCTGTTGCTGTACGTGTTTTACCCCGTACGGGCGGCTTAA
- a CDS encoding HNH endonuclease — MDWTREELLVAINLYCRIPFGRIHVGNPEIIQLAEKLGRTPGSISYKLANFASLDPSLDRRGATNVSKLDREVWNEFFEDWDRMIYESERKTAELLGGKEAVEESTDIEWQEGETRETTVQARVNQAFFRKMVLSNYEEKCCITGLANPYLLVASHIVPWSRDSRNRLNPMNGLCLNALHDRAFDRGLITVNPNYEVMVSSQVNHDLFEKYEGRRLSLPQRFVPDPAFLEFHRNEIFVQ; from the coding sequence ATGGACTGGACGCGGGAGGAGTTGCTGGTGGCGATCAATCTGTATTGCCGCATCCCGTTCGGTCGTATTCATGTCGGCAACCCGGAGATCATCCAACTCGCCGAAAAGCTGGGACGCACTCCAGGATCGATCAGTTACAAACTCGCCAACTTCGCCAGCCTGGACCCTTCCTTAGACCGACGCGGTGCCACCAACGTCAGCAAACTCGACCGCGAAGTGTGGAACGAGTTCTTCGAAGACTGGGACCGCATGATCTACGAGAGCGAACGCAAAACCGCCGAACTGCTCGGCGGCAAGGAAGCGGTGGAGGAATCTACCGATATAGAATGGCAGGAAGGCGAGACGCGCGAGACGACGGTGCAGGCGCGGGTCAATCAGGCGTTCTTCCGCAAGATGGTGCTTTCCAATTACGAAGAGAAATGTTGCATCACCGGCCTTGCCAACCCCTACCTTCTGGTTGCCAGCCACATCGTGCCCTGGTCGCGGGATTCTAGAAACCGCTTAAACCCCATGAACGGCCTGTGCCTGAACGCCCTGCACGACCGCGCTTTCGACCGAGGACTGATTACGGTGAATCCAAATTACGAAGTGATGGTGTCTTCGCAAGTCAATCACGATTTATTTGAGAAATATGAAGGCCGTCGCCTTTCCCTGCCGCAACGTTTTGTCCCCGACCCCGCGTTCCTCGAATTCCACCGAAATGAAATTTTCGTGCAGTGA
- a CDS encoding tetratricopeptide repeat protein → MRNALWIVLAGLWLWTVPVPGHADEARDWWTQGNQLSQAGKWEEAVEAYHQAIQINPDAAGPFFNLGLAYKALGQYERAAAAFERTRQLEPGNMEVHLRLGNIYNLMEKWGQAIEHLNLVVHRVPDNAEAHGNLGWALLNYSNGPQFKLLVLQNLEKAVHLFEQQGLHQAARATRETLDGARKQFGYE, encoded by the coding sequence GTGCGGAACGCCCTCTGGATTGTACTGGCAGGCCTGTGGTTGTGGACGGTTCCCGTTCCCGGTCACGCGGATGAAGCCCGCGACTGGTGGACGCAGGGCAACCAGCTCAGCCAGGCCGGAAAATGGGAAGAAGCGGTGGAAGCGTATCACCAGGCCATCCAGATCAACCCGGACGCCGCCGGGCCGTTTTTCAATTTGGGGCTCGCCTACAAGGCATTGGGACAGTACGAACGCGCCGCCGCGGCGTTTGAACGGACCCGGCAGTTGGAGCCGGGCAACATGGAAGTGCACCTGCGGCTGGGCAACATCTACAACCTGATGGAGAAGTGGGGCCAGGCCATCGAACACCTCAACCTGGTTGTGCACCGCGTCCCGGATAATGCCGAGGCGCACGGCAACCTGGGCTGGGCGCTGTTGAATTATTCAAATGGACCGCAGTTCAAACTGCTGGTTCTGCAAAACCTGGAAAAAGCCGTGCACCTGTTCGAGCAACAGGGCCTGCACCAGGCCGCCCGCGCCACGCGGGAAACCCTGGATGGTGCCCGCAAACAATTCGGTTACGAATAA